From the Castor canadensis chromosome 9, mCasCan1.hap1v2, whole genome shotgun sequence genome, one window contains:
- the LOC109676406 gene encoding mitotic spindle assembly checkpoint protein MAD2A-like isoform X1: MALQLAREQGITLRGSAEIVAEFFCESSRRTRAPREKSQKAIQDEIRSVIRQITATVTFLPLLEVSCFFDLLIYTDKDLVVPERWEESGPQFITNSEEVRLHSFTTTIHKVNSMVAYKIPVND, translated from the exons ATGGCGCTGCAGCTCGCTCGGGAGCAAGGAATCACCCTGCGCGGCAGCGCCGAGATCGTGGCCGAGTTCTTCTGTGAGTCCTCGCGTAGGACGCG TGCTCCCAGAGAAAAGTCCCAGAAAGCTATCCAGGATGAAATCCGTTCAGTGATCAGACAGATCACAGCTACAGTTACATTTCTGCCACTGTTAGAAGTTTCTTGT TTTTTTGATCTACTGATTTATACAGACAAAGATTTGGTTGTACCTGAAAGATGGGAAGAGTCTGGACCACAGTTCATTACCAATTCTGAGGAAGTTCGTCTTCATTCATTTACTACCACAATCCACAAAGTGAATAGCATGGTGGCCTACAAAATTCCTGTCAATGACTGA
- the LOC109676406 gene encoding mitotic spindle assembly checkpoint protein MAD2A-like isoform X2 — protein MALQLAREQGITLRGSAEIVAEFFSFGINSILYQRGIYPSETFSLVQKYGLTLLVTTDPELIKYLNNVVEQLKVLPEKSPRKLSRMKSVQ, from the exons ATGGCGCTGCAGCTCGCTCGGGAGCAAGGAATCACCCTGCGCGGCAGCGCCGAGATCGTGGCCGAGTTCTTCT CATTTGGCATCAACAGCATTTTATATCAGCGTGGAATATACCCATCTGAAACCTTTAGTCTAGTGCAGAAATACGGGCTCACCTTGCTTGTCACTACTGATCCTGAGCTCATAAAATATCTCAATAATGTGGTGGAACAACTGAAAG TGCTCCCAGAGAAAAGTCCCAGAAAGCTATCCAGGATGAAATCCGTTCAGTGA